The proteins below are encoded in one region of Amycolatopsis acidiphila:
- a CDS encoding acetone carboxylase subunit gamma, whose protein sequence is MEPFIIGAVRYDPEDGLSCEKCGGRFCTWGGNYKEHVKSRRLAATELKKRVSPSYYVKEHDDVELREFHCPHCGLLLDFEVYRVGEPNRVDYEPLDRAGARGYDARALFEQAPDSWITFQ, encoded by the coding sequence ATGGAGCCATTCATTATCGGTGCGGTGCGGTACGACCCCGAAGACGGTCTTAGCTGCGAGAAGTGCGGCGGCCGGTTCTGCACATGGGGTGGGAACTACAAGGAGCACGTGAAATCCCGTCGGCTCGCGGCGACGGAGCTGAAAAAGCGCGTCTCACCTTCGTATTACGTCAAGGAGCACGACGATGTGGAGCTCCGGGAGTTCCACTGCCCGCACTGTGGGCTGCTCCTGGACTTCGAGGTCTACCGAGTCGGCGAGCCGAATCGCGTTGATTACGAGCCGCTCGATCGCGCGGGTGCGCGCGGATATGACGCGCGTGCGCTGTTTGAGCAGGCGCCGGACAGCTGGATCACGTTCCAGTGA
- a CDS encoding SDR family NAD(P)-dependent oxidoreductase, with product MTGASVGKPTAVLVTGAAGGIGREIAFSLGRRGVAVLVNDVDPGRVSAVVKELRAAGVDAADALFDVRSTSEANTAVAKLLERYDIDGLVNNAGAWVVKPFHKSDRSDWEQDIELNLYGVLTVTRAVIEGMMARGGGSIVSVVSDAARVGDPTAPPYAAAKGAVISFSKSIAQAYGRKGIRANCVALGVIETPRTESMLSDEKIRTALLKRYPAGRLGKPSDVAATVAFLLSDKADWITGQVLPVNGGYSMIG from the coding sequence GTGACCGGGGCCTCTGTCGGAAAACCAACGGCCGTTCTCGTCACGGGCGCAGCGGGCGGCATCGGGCGGGAGATAGCCTTCAGCCTCGGCCGGCGCGGCGTCGCCGTGCTTGTGAATGACGTTGACCCCGGCCGCGTGTCGGCCGTGGTCAAGGAGTTGCGCGCAGCAGGGGTGGACGCTGCCGACGCGCTGTTCGACGTCCGCTCGACGTCGGAGGCCAACACGGCCGTCGCGAAGCTCCTGGAGCGGTACGACATCGACGGGCTCGTCAACAACGCGGGCGCTTGGGTCGTCAAACCCTTTCACAAGTCCGACCGCTCCGACTGGGAGCAGGACATCGAGCTGAACCTCTACGGCGTCCTCACCGTCACGCGAGCGGTGATCGAGGGAATGATGGCGCGCGGTGGCGGCTCGATTGTGTCGGTTGTATCCGACGCGGCCCGCGTCGGGGACCCGACCGCGCCTCCCTACGCGGCCGCGAAAGGCGCTGTGATTTCGTTCAGTAAGTCGATCGCCCAGGCTTACGGCCGCAAGGGCATCCGCGCCAATTGCGTCGCCCTCGGCGTGATCGAGACCCCGCGAACCGAGTCGATGCTCTCCGACGAGAAAATCCGGACCGCGCTGCTGAAGCGCTATCCAGCAGGCCGACTTGGCAAGCCGAGCGATGTAGCGGCGACGGTCGCGTTTTTGCTCTCGGACAAGGCCGACTGGATTACCGGCCAGGTGCTGCCGGTTAACGGCGGCTACAGCATGATCGGCTAG
- a CDS encoding DUF7065 domain-containing protein: MNSAPNGPPNERSHPPSDDRAWRESFYFGFVDSRCGLGVYNSLGEKPVSGRSAYICTLWREDLLAETYIAGLERTATEHACGGLRYRLNEDDRSWAIEYQAKVPVLGPVGRSYVGQIDVDEALPRLDVAMDLRFEPTTPAYEYASSPAWSRLFDGHVEQSGRFTGVVTIADARYEIDAFGSRDHSWGPRDWSHPRGWTFFTASFDRGPAFISLWAAETASGSSVDGYVWRDGAAAKVTAIACDVAGGRPAPGVPFTVRITDSSGATTDLVCRAHSVMRHQVGGGRGQLPSHVDRWLVEINSPRDGIGHGEFELLSPIGTEPAAPRQLTSTPD, from the coding sequence ATGAATTCGGCTCCCAACGGGCCTCCCAACGAGCGCAGCCACCCGCCGTCTGACGATCGCGCCTGGCGCGAGAGCTTCTATTTCGGCTTCGTCGACTCGCGGTGCGGGCTCGGGGTGTACAACAGCCTCGGCGAGAAGCCGGTGTCCGGGCGGTCGGCCTACATCTGCACGCTTTGGCGGGAAGACCTGCTCGCGGAGACGTATATCGCTGGGCTCGAGCGCACGGCTACCGAGCACGCGTGCGGCGGGCTACGCTACCGGCTAAACGAGGATGACAGAAGCTGGGCGATCGAATACCAGGCGAAGGTTCCCGTTCTCGGACCGGTCGGCCGGAGCTACGTCGGACAGATCGACGTCGACGAGGCGTTGCCTCGCCTCGACGTCGCGATGGACCTCCGCTTCGAGCCGACTACACCGGCCTATGAGTATGCGTCGTCTCCCGCCTGGAGCCGGCTGTTCGATGGCCACGTCGAGCAGTCGGGGCGCTTCACCGGCGTCGTGACCATCGCCGATGCGCGGTACGAGATCGACGCGTTCGGCTCGCGCGACCACTCGTGGGGCCCGCGCGACTGGAGCCACCCGCGCGGGTGGACGTTCTTTACCGCGAGCTTCGACCGCGGCCCCGCGTTCATCTCGCTCTGGGCCGCGGAGACGGCATCGGGAAGCTCCGTCGATGGCTACGTGTGGCGCGACGGTGCTGCCGCGAAGGTCACCGCGATCGCCTGCGATGTAGCCGGCGGGCGCCCGGCCCCCGGCGTGCCGTTCACGGTGCGCATTACCGACTCGAGCGGTGCGACAACCGATCTCGTCTGCCGCGCGCATTCGGTGATGCGCCATCAGGTGGGCGGCGGAAGGGGCCAGCTCCCCTCGCACGTCGACCGTTGGCTGGTCGAGATCAACTCGCCCCGCGATGGCATCGGCCACGGGGAGTTCGAGCTGCTCTCGCCCATAGGTACCGAACCCGCTGCGCCCCGGCAGCTGACGTCAACACCGGATTGA
- a CDS encoding aldehyde dehydrogenase family protein: MNVEAQAATVADDTPLLVGGREYWSDSLHEVRNPAHPEQCVGRIVQADETIAISAIEAAAAALPGWAATPRGERLMHVRQALSGIEAFAADLAPLITREMGKNLRESESEVALPGVALGKYEPHFQRMIDERISDERGDVVVSRAPRGVTTLIVPFNWPVAQLALKLVPALLMGNTVVVKASPLAPLAVTKVVHAIASALPPGVVNAVFGPDSVASVLTTHPAVRTVSFTGSIATGRKVMAAAAASLKHVVLELGGNDPALILADAALDKRQCIRILQAIFSTSGQGCQLIKRIYVHRSRHDELVEKLVACADDYYVVGDGMEPEVNLGPVVTKAQRDRIQNLIERSRGADTTVRETGKVHDTQVFERGWFVRPSFITHVDSDAPIVTDEQFGPVVPIIAFDEEDEALRLANATEFGLAASVWTEDAERGMALGRSIEAGTVFVNNHNTFAIFDVGGVGGVKQSGNGRELGPWGLEEFADLQIRSTRAK; encoded by the coding sequence GTGAATGTCGAAGCCCAAGCGGCCACCGTCGCGGACGACACGCCGCTCCTCGTAGGCGGTCGGGAGTATTGGTCCGACTCCCTCCACGAGGTGCGCAACCCCGCCCATCCCGAGCAGTGTGTCGGCAGGATTGTGCAAGCCGACGAGACGATCGCGATCTCCGCAATTGAGGCGGCGGCCGCGGCTCTTCCCGGCTGGGCGGCTACTCCCCGCGGCGAGCGGCTCATGCACGTTCGCCAGGCGTTGTCGGGAATCGAGGCGTTCGCCGCCGACCTCGCGCCCCTCATCACGCGCGAGATGGGGAAGAACCTCCGCGAGTCCGAGTCCGAGGTCGCGCTTCCCGGCGTGGCCCTCGGCAAGTACGAGCCGCACTTCCAGCGGATGATCGACGAGCGGATCTCCGACGAGCGCGGCGACGTGGTGGTCTCGCGGGCCCCTCGCGGCGTCACCACCCTGATCGTCCCGTTCAACTGGCCGGTCGCTCAGCTGGCGCTGAAGCTCGTCCCGGCCCTGCTGATGGGGAACACGGTCGTCGTCAAGGCCTCGCCGCTCGCACCGCTCGCTGTCACGAAGGTGGTGCACGCGATCGCGAGCGCGCTGCCGCCCGGGGTGGTCAACGCGGTGTTCGGGCCCGACTCGGTTGCCTCGGTCCTCACCACGCATCCCGCAGTCCGAACAGTGTCCTTCACCGGGAGCATTGCGACCGGTCGCAAGGTGATGGCCGCGGCGGCCGCGTCGCTGAAACACGTCGTGCTCGAGCTCGGTGGGAACGACCCGGCTTTGATCCTCGCTGACGCGGCGCTGGACAAGCGGCAGTGCATCCGGATCCTGCAAGCGATCTTCTCCACGTCCGGACAGGGCTGCCAGCTGATAAAACGGATCTACGTCCACCGCTCGCGCCACGATGAGCTCGTCGAGAAGCTGGTCGCCTGCGCCGACGACTACTACGTCGTCGGGGATGGGATGGAGCCGGAGGTGAACCTCGGCCCTGTCGTCACCAAGGCACAGCGTGACCGGATTCAGAACCTCATCGAGCGCAGCAGGGGCGCTGATACGACCGTCAGGGAGACCGGGAAAGTCCACGACACGCAGGTCTTCGAGCGCGGCTGGTTCGTACGCCCGTCGTTCATCACCCATGTCGACAGCGATGCGCCGATCGTCACGGACGAGCAATTTGGTCCAGTTGTGCCGATCATCGCGTTCGACGAGGAGGACGAGGCCCTGCGACTCGCGAACGCGACCGAGTTCGGGCTCGCGGCGTCCGTCTGGACCGAGGACGCCGAGCGCGGCATGGCGCTAGGTCGTTCGATCGAGGCGGGCACTGTCTTCGTCAACAACCACAATACCTTTGCGATCTTCGATGTTGGCGGTGTCGGTGGCGTCAAGCAGAGTGGCAACGGGCGTGAGCTCGGGCCATGGGGCCTTGAGGAGTTCGCCGACCTCCAGATCCGGAGCACGCGAGCCAAGTAA
- a CDS encoding enoyl-CoA hydratase/isomerase family protein, whose translation MLEREIDTTGVAVARLNQPERGNCLSDDLIAALIGWIDELEQGKDAAVLVIEGHPRVFCGGGDVHRFRSWHAWTGAERQRYLKTGIQPLFRRLLDSPLLTVACVEGAVVGAGLDLLLACDLRFAATSASVRGGYLDVGLVPAAGAPWHLARLVGTSRALELLVSSERHPASQLAEWGIFNHVYADDQLRSAVAATCRAIAGHGRDRVSRLKSLVGIAGEESFAAHLDRAAALLAVLGETRTGKTDTRESERDDA comes from the coding sequence ATGCTCGAGCGGGAGATAGACACTACTGGCGTGGCAGTTGCCCGGCTGAACCAGCCGGAGCGCGGCAACTGTCTTTCCGACGACCTGATCGCGGCGCTGATCGGCTGGATCGACGAGCTCGAGCAGGGGAAGGACGCCGCCGTCCTCGTCATCGAGGGCCACCCCCGCGTGTTCTGTGGTGGGGGAGACGTCCACCGCTTTCGCAGCTGGCATGCGTGGACCGGCGCCGAGCGGCAGCGCTACTTGAAGACCGGAATCCAACCCCTGTTCCGGCGCCTGCTCGACTCCCCGCTGCTGACGGTTGCGTGCGTGGAGGGTGCCGTCGTCGGCGCTGGGCTCGACCTCCTGCTGGCCTGCGACCTGCGGTTCGCCGCTACGTCGGCGAGCGTCCGCGGTGGCTATCTCGATGTCGGCCTGGTGCCCGCCGCCGGCGCCCCGTGGCACCTCGCGCGTCTCGTTGGGACGAGCCGCGCGCTGGAGCTGCTCGTCTCAAGCGAACGCCACCCGGCTTCCCAGCTTGCCGAGTGGGGCATTTTCAACCACGTCTACGCCGACGACCAGCTGCGGTCGGCGGTCGCAGCGACGTGCCGGGCGATCGCCGGGCACGGGCGAGACCGAGTAAGCCGGCTGAAGTCGTTGGTCGGCATCGCCGGTGAGGAGTCGTTCGCCGCGCATCTGGACCGCGCGGCGGCGCTGCTCGCGGTGCTCGGAGAGACGCGGACCGGAAAGACCGATACCAGGGAGAGCGAGCGCGACGATGCGTGA